The window GAAGTCCCTAGTTTCTCTAGATGGAAAACCCAACATTTCGTTGGCGATCGCGGCTAACGTAACTTCTTGGGGGATGGTTGATGCTCGCCATTATTTGCTGGTTTCCAAACAACAAGAACCCCTACTCCCCCCTATGCCATAACGTTCGTTTTGCATCTGTTTGCCATGGCTTGCGTCTTTTAGGAATTTCCCTTTCTCTAAAGGGAATGCTGGACTTTTTTAGAACATTCTGCCGTTCGTATTTTTGATAGCAGCCATTCGTGGTTGCTAAACTTTTCCCAAAAGTAAATGCTGTTTTTTTGGGGTACTTTTCTCCTATAAGAACATCAGCCATAAGTCGAATTTTGGTTTAAGAAAAATTCTCGCTAAAGCAATGATTTTCTGGGATTTTTCAACTTTTCTGGTAGGTTGGCTTCGCGAGCGACCCTACTTGAATAGAAACATTACCTTTCCAGTTATGCTTGACATGTTAAATGTATAACCATTTGGTCTTTTTATAATGTTTCTGGTTTGCATGCATTGGTTGTGGAATTTGATAGACAACAATCTACCAAAGATTTTAGGGACCATTCTGCTGGTTGGAGCTTTCGTTTTATTTAGAAATGATTTTTTGCTGTTACATAGCCTCATTGAATTTCTTACTATTGCCATGGCGATCGCTATTTTCATGGTGGCTTGGAATGCTCGGTATTACATTGGCAATAATTATTTGCTGCTGCTGGGAATTGCCTATTTTTTCGTTGCAATTTTAGATAGCTTTGCCCTCATTTCCCATCCAGACTTAGATATTTTTCATTGTAGCAGCCGCAACGTTACTGCCCAGCTATGGATAGCAGCGCGCTTGATAGAAGCGATTTCTTTATTGCTTGCTTCTCAATTTGTTTGTCGTCCAATTCCAGTAAAAATTTTCTCTTGGGGATATACAGCGATCGCGGGATTGTTGGTTTGGACCATTGCCCTGCCCAACTTATTTCCAGGATGCTATTTCAGCGGTACCAACATCCCTACTACGTTCGCAGCAGCCAGCCAATTGACTCTTATTTTAATGTTAGCCGCAGCCGCTGGGCAATTTTTTCGCCAGCGTCGCTACTTGCATCCCCAAATTAGCAGATATCTGCAGGGGGCCATTTTGCTTACCATCCTATCAGAATCTGCCGCGCTTTTCTTATCCAACAACGAAATGTTAATCGATCGTCCCCTGCACATTGGAGGACATGTTCTGAAGTTTTTTTCTTACTATTTTATTTACAAAGCAATTGTAAAAATTGGCTTGTCCCAACCCTACCATTTGCTTTTTAAAGATTTAAAAAAAAGAGAAGAAGAACTATCGCTTGCCTATCAGCTACAAGAAGAAAGGGTTCAGGAGCGAACCCAACAGCTGCAAAGTTCCAATCAAAACTTAAAACGAGAAATCCAGCGGCGCAAACAACTAGAAGCAGATTTATCCGCCAGCCAGCAACGTTTGGAAAATATTTTAGAATCCCTCGATGATGTAGTTTGGTCGGCGGAGGTAGAAAACAACAGTGTAGAAGGCATTACCATAGGAAAATTGCTCTATATCAGCCATGCGGTGGAGAGGATTTACGGATATACACCAGAAACCTTTCAAAAAAATCCCTGTTTGTGGTTGCAAACCATCCATCCAGAGGACCAAGAATGGGTGCGACAGTATCAAAAAATTTTCTTGGCTCTGGGAAAGAAAGAGCTAGAATATCGAATTATCAAATCCAACGGTCAAGTATGCTGGATTCGCGATCGCAGTTATTTAATTTTTGATGAAGCTGGCAATCCCGTGCGTTTGGATGGCATTGCCACCGATATCACCCCACAAAAACAGGCAGAACTCGATCGCATAGCTTCCTTTAAAGAAGTCGCCGATATTAAATTTGCCCTCGACCGCGCCGCCATTGTGGCTATTTTCGACACCCAGGGCACCATTACCTACGTGAACGACAAATTATGCGAAATTTCCCAATACGAACGTTCTCAACTGCTGGGTAGCAGCTACGAAAAAATCGTCCAACTCGATACGAGTTCCCGGAAAACCTGCCAAGAGATTTTGGCGTGGCTGCATGGGGGGAAAGTTTGGCATGGGGAAATTCAAGGAATCGCCAAAGATGGCAGCTTGTAT is drawn from Geitlerinema sp. PCC 9228 and contains these coding sequences:
- a CDS encoding EAL domain-containing protein; the protein is MLLHSLIEFLTIAMAIAIFMVAWNARYYIGNNYLLLLGIAYFFVAILDSFALISHPDLDIFHCSSRNVTAQLWIAARLIEAISLLLASQFVCRPIPVKIFSWGYTAIAGLLVWTIALPNLFPGCYFSGTNIPTTFAAASQLTLILMLAAAAGQFFRQRRYLHPQISRYLQGAILLTILSESAALFLSNNEMLIDRPLHIGGHVLKFFSYYFIYKAIVKIGLSQPYHLLFKDLKKREEELSLAYQLQEERVQERTQQLQSSNQNLKREIQRRKQLEADLSASQQRLENILESLDDVVWSAEVENNSVEGITIGKLLYISHAVERIYGYTPETFQKNPCLWLQTIHPEDQEWVRQYQKIFLALGKKELEYRIIKSNGQVCWIRDRSYLIFDEAGNPVRLDGIATDITPQKQAELDRIASFKEVADIKFALDRAAIVAIFDTQGTITYVNDKLCEISQYERSQLLGSSYEKIVQLDTSSRKTCQEILAWLHGGKVWHGEIQGIAKDGSLYWVDTTLVPFTNSRGEPYQYLAIQYDISDRKRAEQELQREAFYDRLTQLANRVSFQHQLEKALQQNSGNIQNRFAVFSLDLDEFKVINESLGHNIGDRLLVDFSQRLLSCLSNNDLLARLGGDEFAILAKSARTHADTQKLANCIHQTLTAPFYIEGYQVFSTTSIGIVFSDRYTQADAMIRDADIAMHQAKENGKASHAIFDRKMRDRILNRIELENSLRQALDREEFQLYYQPIVALDTGRIAGFEALVRWQHPQRGLISPSEFIPLAEHTGLIVPLGMWILGEACWQLQKWQSKFRRPCVDPQTFAISVNLSPKQFSQPRLLEKIDYILYETGLQSHNLKLEITESALIENTTAALHLLSALKQRNIRLSIDDFGTGYSSFSYLHNFPLDTLKIDRSFTQRLGKTNNQQEIVKAIVNLAHNLNMEVIAEGVETRTQQEYLQQLKCEYGQGYYFSRPLSAQQAEKLLDSCPVW